Proteins found in one Erythrobacter sp. KY5 genomic segment:
- a CDS encoding phytanoyl-CoA dioxygenase family protein encodes MSERIFPGVPRIESPIFACDKLADLTEKEQRIARDLNTNGFAVIDFPDPDIDARIDRILTNLSASFEVDFEDPKADKTLGERRVQDAWQFDDDVRAIASNEALIDLLGKLYGRKAFPFQTLNFPVGTQQAAHSDSVHFSSLPERYMCGVWLAMEDVSADAGPLFYVKGSHKWPIVTNAMIGRRGYGSELSSAQDPFDEAWDALCHAHGLDQEPFLARKGQALIWTANLLHGGSKQADPTLTRWSQVTHYFFEDCIYYTPAYSDEALGKLDMRRPVAIHDQRPRSCTYLGDVVETPVPPVKAPSKKGRLARLLDRLGSKTSG; translated from the coding sequence ATGAGTGAACGCATCTTTCCCGGCGTCCCTCGGATTGAGTCTCCAATCTTCGCCTGCGACAAATTAGCTGACTTGACTGAAAAAGAGCAGCGCATCGCACGCGATCTCAACACCAATGGCTTTGCGGTGATCGATTTCCCCGATCCGGACATAGACGCTCGCATCGACCGGATCCTCACCAATCTCTCTGCAAGCTTCGAAGTCGATTTCGAGGATCCGAAGGCTGACAAGACACTTGGAGAGCGGCGGGTGCAGGACGCCTGGCAATTCGACGATGATGTCCGAGCGATAGCCTCGAACGAGGCCCTAATTGATCTCCTTGGAAAGCTTTACGGTCGAAAAGCCTTCCCATTCCAGACGTTGAATTTCCCGGTCGGGACCCAGCAGGCGGCCCATTCCGATTCAGTGCATTTCTCGTCTCTGCCCGAACGTTACATGTGCGGCGTGTGGCTGGCCATGGAAGATGTTTCGGCAGACGCAGGCCCGTTGTTTTACGTCAAAGGTTCGCACAAATGGCCGATCGTGACCAATGCGATGATCGGACGTCGCGGTTACGGAAGCGAGCTTAGCTCGGCTCAGGATCCGTTCGATGAGGCATGGGACGCGCTTTGCCATGCGCATGGCCTCGATCAGGAACCGTTTCTCGCCCGCAAGGGGCAAGCGCTCATCTGGACAGCAAACCTGCTACACGGGGGAAGCAAGCAAGCGGACCCCACCCTGACCCGTTGGTCGCAAGTGACGCACTACTTTTTCGAAGATTGCATCTACTATACACCAGCATATTCGGACGAAGCTCTTGGCAAACTCGACATGCGGCGACCGGTGGCGATTCATGATCAGAGACCGCGGTCATGCACATATCTTGGCGACGTTGTCGAAACGCCGGTTCCTCCTGTGAAGGCCCCGTCGAAAAAGGGGCGGCTTGCCAGGTTACTTGATCGCCTCGGTTCGAAAACCTCGGGATAG
- a CDS encoding ABC transporter ATP-binding protein, protein MIECKNLHMEYRSGKATKHVLQGVDFSIGPRDRIGLLGRNGAGKSTLIRLIGGVEMPTAGKIVRRMTCSWPLGFTGGFQGSLTGYDNARFISRIYDKPYSKIRDFVEDFTELGTNLKMPVKIYSSGMRARLAFALSLAIEFECYLIDEVIMVGDKNFQDKCKAEFFEKRQDRALLLASHSLEMVEQYCTRAIVLEGGRACLYDDVSEAVSAYKAL, encoded by the coding sequence ATGATTGAATGCAAAAATCTGCACATGGAGTATCGCAGTGGCAAGGCGACAAAGCATGTACTTCAGGGGGTCGATTTTTCGATCGGCCCTCGCGACCGCATCGGCTTGCTGGGTCGAAACGGAGCCGGCAAGTCGACCCTCATCCGCTTAATCGGCGGGGTCGAGATGCCGACTGCTGGCAAGATCGTGCGGCGGATGACCTGCTCTTGGCCGCTAGGCTTCACCGGCGGATTCCAAGGTAGCCTGACCGGCTATGACAACGCCCGATTTATCTCGCGCATCTATGATAAACCCTATTCTAAAATACGCGACTTCGTTGAGGATTTCACCGAGCTCGGAACTAACCTGAAGATGCCCGTAAAGATCTATAGTTCAGGTATGCGCGCACGCCTAGCTTTCGCGCTCTCGCTGGCTATCGAATTTGAATGCTATTTGATCGACGAAGTGATCATGGTTGGCGACAAGAATTTTCAGGACAAGTGCAAGGCCGAATTCTTTGAGAAACGGCAGGATCGGGCATTGCTACTTGCGTCACACAGCCTCGAAATGGTCGAACAGTACTGCACTCGAGCAATCGTTTTGGAGGGCGGCCGCGCGTGTTTGTACGATGACGTGAGCGAAGCGGTTTCTGCCTACAAGGCACTGTGA
- a CDS encoding ABC transporter permease, with protein MGQLTDGLRVQIKVIQALTSRELMTRFGRENIGFLWIMAEPLLFAGLVGIVWTYLRGPEAYGIGILAFVVTGYVPLTFLRHSFSRSASIFVANSSLLYHRQIKVLDFIFVRVLIEAIGAMMAFIFAGIVLGFFGLFPWPADIVALVVGWAIYVIFVLGVCTMLAPLSEVSEVVEKLVPVSVYVAIPFSGVFNLASWLPPATRDALMWSPMVSGMELMRYGVFGDAVTPHYDIEKALGISIVTLLVGLILCRRVRRTMTVT; from the coding sequence ATGGGACAACTTACTGACGGACTGCGTGTCCAGATCAAGGTTATTCAAGCACTGACCAGCCGCGAGTTGATGACGCGGTTCGGGCGTGAGAACATCGGTTTTCTCTGGATCATGGCCGAGCCCCTGCTTTTTGCAGGCCTGGTAGGAATTGTCTGGACCTACCTTCGCGGGCCGGAGGCTTACGGTATAGGAATTCTGGCGTTCGTGGTGACTGGCTACGTTCCGCTAACATTCCTTCGCCATTCCTTCAGCAGGTCGGCGAGCATATTTGTTGCGAACAGCTCGCTGCTCTATCATCGCCAAATCAAGGTCCTCGATTTCATTTTCGTGCGTGTCTTGATCGAGGCGATCGGAGCGATGATGGCATTCATTTTTGCCGGGATTGTGCTTGGATTTTTTGGTCTATTCCCGTGGCCAGCAGACATCGTGGCGCTGGTTGTTGGCTGGGCGATTTATGTAATCTTCGTGTTAGGTGTCTGCACGATGCTAGCGCCGCTTTCAGAAGTGTCGGAAGTCGTCGAAAAGCTGGTTCCGGTCAGCGTATATGTAGCTATCCCTTTCTCGGGGGTTTTCAATTTGGCATCGTGGCTACCACCCGCAACAAGGGACGCCCTGATGTGGTCGCCGATGGTCAGCGGAATGGAATTGATGCGTTATGGCGTGTTCGGAGACGCAGTCACGCCGCACTACGATATCGAGAAGGCGCTGGGCATTTCAATCGTGACGCTGCTCGTGGGACTGATCCTATGCCGCCGTGTTCGTAGGACGATGACGGTCACATGA